A region from the Panicum hallii strain FIL2 chromosome 1, PHallii_v3.1, whole genome shotgun sequence genome encodes:
- the LOC112890471 gene encoding tetratricopeptide repeat protein 33 isoform X2 — MKIAWGKNAKMKRQPVVVSTKPGLPFGVDSDTDETEKEETAGANTNCPGTKPLDTAESLQRQGDKLAEEGKYHEALSRWEAALTLAPDNAILHEQKAQVLLEVGDAWHALTAATRATELDPLWPEAWVTLGRAQLNFGEPDSAILSFDKALAIKPDHDGVKADRKTAVHLVKKRGQLHSSGLSTNKRRFTVGENSDKGAEGEEKADETAVQSG, encoded by the exons ATGAAGATAGCCTGGGGTAAGAATGCCAAAATGAAGAGGCAGCCAGTGGTAGTATCAACTAAACCAGGTCTACCATTTGGAGTGGACAGCGATACCGATGAGACTGAAAAGGAGGAAACAGCAGGGGCAAACACAAACTGTCCTGGAACAAAGCCGCTTGACACAGCTGAATCGCTCCAGCGTCAAGGAGACAAACTAGCCGAG GAAGGAAAGTACCATGAAGCACTTAGTAGATGGGAGGCTGCACTTACCTTGGCACCTGATAATGCAATACTGCACGAACAGAAAGCTCAGGTTTTACTTGAAGTGGGAGATGCATGGCATGCACTGACAGCAGCAACCA GGGCAACAGAACTGGATCCTCTATGGCCTGAG GCTTGGGTCACACTTGGCAGAGCGCAGTTAAATTTTGGGGAACCAGATTCAGCTATACTGTCATTTGACAAGGCACTAGCAATCAAG CCCGACCATGATGGTGTGAAAGCTGACCGCAAAACTGCAGTCCATCTTGTCAAGAAACGAGGGCAACTGCACTCATCCGGTCTAAGCACCAACAAAAGGAGGTTCACCGTTGGAGAGAACTCAGATAAGGGCGCAGAGGGTGAAGAAAAGGCGGATGAAACAGCAGTACAGTCTGGTTAA
- the LOC112890471 gene encoding tetratricopeptide repeat protein 33 isoform X1, whose product MFDDLLLRSTMKIAWGKNAKMKRQPVVVSTKPGLPFGVDSDTDETEKEETAGANTNCPGTKPLDTAESLQRQGDKLAEEGKYHEALSRWEAALTLAPDNAILHEQKAQVLLEVGDAWHALTAATRATELDPLWPEAWVTLGRAQLNFGEPDSAILSFDKALAIKPDHDGVKADRKTAVHLVKKRGQLHSSGLSTNKRRFTVGENSDKGAEGEEKADETAVQSG is encoded by the exons ATGTTCGATGATTTGTTGCTTAG ATCCACAATGAAGATAGCCTGGGGTAAGAATGCCAAAATGAAGAGGCAGCCAGTGGTAGTATCAACTAAACCAGGTCTACCATTTGGAGTGGACAGCGATACCGATGAGACTGAAAAGGAGGAAACAGCAGGGGCAAACACAAACTGTCCTGGAACAAAGCCGCTTGACACAGCTGAATCGCTCCAGCGTCAAGGAGACAAACTAGCCGAG GAAGGAAAGTACCATGAAGCACTTAGTAGATGGGAGGCTGCACTTACCTTGGCACCTGATAATGCAATACTGCACGAACAGAAAGCTCAGGTTTTACTTGAAGTGGGAGATGCATGGCATGCACTGACAGCAGCAACCA GGGCAACAGAACTGGATCCTCTATGGCCTGAG GCTTGGGTCACACTTGGCAGAGCGCAGTTAAATTTTGGGGAACCAGATTCAGCTATACTGTCATTTGACAAGGCACTAGCAATCAAG CCCGACCATGATGGTGTGAAAGCTGACCGCAAAACTGCAGTCCATCTTGTCAAGAAACGAGGGCAACTGCACTCATCCGGTCTAAGCACCAACAAAAGGAGGTTCACCGTTGGAGAGAACTCAGATAAGGGCGCAGAGGGTGAAGAAAAGGCGGATGAAACAGCAGTACAGTCTGGTTAA